A window of Eubacteriaceae bacterium ES3 contains these coding sequences:
- a CDS encoding nitroreductase family protein, whose translation MKINFPVEETIRMRRSIRNYNNNAIPEKTQNDIRLFLETLDNPFNQKVNFHSLNIKEIKSTQKLGTYGVIKGAHQFIGTSINNSKESLYALGYEFEALVLYLSHIGIGTCWLGGTFNRQQFSQAMNIDADELFPIISPIGYPADHPHFKEKAMRKLIKADARKEFSALFFLNDFQTPLTQETAGELCFALEMVRLGPSASNKQPWRILLKNNTCHFFEEREPGYSKAFPYDIQKVDLGIAAAHFDFSLQEAKLDGHFETKADPSVEIPKNFEYAFSWIRD comes from the coding sequence ATGAAGATCAATTTTCCAGTAGAAGAAACTATCAGAATGAGGCGCAGCATCAGAAATTATAATAATAACGCAATTCCGGAAAAGACACAAAACGATATCCGACTTTTTCTGGAAACTTTGGATAATCCTTTTAATCAAAAGGTAAACTTCCATTCTCTTAATATAAAAGAAATTAAATCAACGCAAAAACTTGGAACTTATGGCGTCATTAAAGGTGCCCATCAATTTATCGGAACAAGCATCAATAACAGTAAAGAATCACTATATGCTTTGGGGTATGAGTTTGAAGCCCTTGTTCTTTATCTCTCGCATATTGGCATCGGTACCTGTTGGCTTGGAGGAACTTTCAATCGACAGCAATTTTCTCAAGCTATGAACATCGACGCTGACGAGCTTTTTCCGATTATTTCACCTATCGGCTATCCAGCAGACCATCCACACTTTAAAGAAAAAGCAATGAGAAAGCTCATCAAAGCCGATGCACGAAAAGAGTTCTCAGCCCTATTTTTTCTCAACGACTTTCAAACCCCGCTGACTCAGGAAACTGCCGGTGAGCTCTGTTTTGCTTTGGAAATGGTACGACTGGGTCCCTCCGCTTCAAACAAACAACCCTGGCGGATTCTACTAAAAAATAATACCTGTCATTTTTTCGAAGAACGAGAACCAGGATACAGCAAAGCATTTCCCTATGATATCCAAAAAGTTGATTTGGGGATTGCCGCGGCTCACTTTGATTTTTCCCTACAGGAAGCCAAGTTGGATGGACACTTTGAAACAAAAGCAGACCCCAGTGTGGAGATTCCTAAAAACTTTGAATATGCCTTTTCCTGGATCCGTGATTAA